A window of Ictidomys tridecemlineatus isolate mIctTri1 chromosome 15, mIctTri1.hap1, whole genome shotgun sequence contains these coding sequences:
- the Slc27a5 gene encoding long-chain fatty acid transport protein 5 isoform X7, with the protein MGIRQWLAFLLFLLLLLWGLEQPIWLPAVVLTLRWLLGDPTCFLLLGLVVLAQPWIGSWMSHWLSLVAVLLTLILSPARPPPGLRWLPADMAYLAKILYLGWNIRTQLRRQPPDTFVDAFERQARAQPGRVSLVWTGHRACSVTIGELDAQACQAAWALKNELGNPTGLGVRKAAALLVPTSQAIPALTVWLGLAKLGCPVAWINPHVRGTPLVHSVLSSGAQLLLVDTDLKENLEEVLPELQAENIRCFYLSHVSPTPGVGALGAALEAAPSDPVPADLRAEVTWQSPALFIYTSGTTGLPKPAILSHERVLQMTKMLPFCGATADDVVYTVLPLYHVMGLVVGILSCLELGATCVLAPKFSASRFWNDCRQHGVTVILYVGEILRYLCNVPQRPEDQTHTVRLAMGNGLRADVWETFQQRFGPIRIWEFYGSTEGNMGFVNYPGHCGAVGKTNCLLRVLSPFELVQFDTEAAEPVRDKQGFCIPVEPGEAGLLLTRVLGRHPFLGYRGPREQSKRKLVSDVRRRGDVYYNTGDVLALDGAGFLYFRDRLGDTFRWKGENVSTREVEGVLSQVDFLQEVSPGGRGIAAQGSTEEFHSCRHHLRPVGGTGDHQHVQIGEAPFGA; encoded by the exons ATGGGTATCAGGCAGTGGCTGGCCTTTCTGCTGTTCTTGCTGCTACTGCTGTGGGGTCTAGAGCAGCCCATATGGCTACCTGCTGTGGTACTGACCCTGCGATGGCTCCTGGGAGACCCTACATGCTTCTTGCTGCTTGGCCTGGTGGTATTGGCACAGCCCTGGATCGGCTCCTGGATGTCCCACTGGCTGAGCCTGGTGGCTGTGCTTCTGACACTGATTCTATCACCTGCACGGCCCCCCCCAGGGCTACGCTGGCTGCCTGCAGATATGGCCTACTTGGCCAAGATCCTCTACCTAGGATGGAACATCAGGACACAGTTGAGGCGACAGCCTCCAGACACCTTTGTGGATGCCTTCGAGCGACAAGCAAGAGCACAACCTGGTCGGGTGTCCTTGGTGTGGACAGGGCACAGGGCCTGCTCGGTCACCATTGGTGAGCTAGATGCCCAGGCCTGCCAGGCAGCATGGGCCCTGAAGAATGAGCTGGGCAACCCCACAGGCCTGGGTGTCAGGAAGGCAGCTGCCCTCCTGGTACCGACTTCCCAGGCCATTCCTGCTCTGACTGTATGGCTGGGGCTGGCCAAACTGGGCTGCCCAGTGGCTTGGATCAACCCACATGTCCGGGGGACACCCCTGGTGCACTCTGTGCTGAGCTCTGGGGCACAGCTGCTGTTAGTGGACACAG ATCTTAAGGAGAACCTGGAAGAAGTCCTTCCTGAGCTGCAGGCTGAGAACATCCGCTGCTTCTACCTCAGTCATGTCTCCCCTACGCCAGGTGTGGGGGCTCTGGGGGCTGCCCTGGAGGCTGCTCCTTCTGACCCCGTGCCTGCTGACCTGCGTGCTGAGGTCACATGGCAAAGCCCTGCCCTGTTCATCTACACCTCAGGGACCACCG ggcTCCCAAAGCCAGCCATCCTCTCACATGAGCGTGTACTACAGATGACCAAGATGCTGCCCTTTTGTGGGGCCACAGCTGATGATGTGGTCTACACTGTCCTGCCTTTGTACCATGTGATGGGGCTTGTTGTTGGGATCCTCAGCTGCTTAGAGCTTG gAGCCACCTGTGTCCTGGCCCCCAAATTTTCTGCCTCCCGCTTCTGGAATGATTGCCGGCAGCATGGTGTGACGGTGATCCTGTATGTAGGCGAGATCCTGCGGTACCTGTGTAATGTTCCCCAG CGACCAGAGGACCAAACACATACAGTCCGTCTTGCAATGGGCAATGGACTACGGGCAGATGTGTGGGAAACCTTCCAGCAGCGTTTCGGTCCCATTCGGATTTGGGAATTCTATGGCTCCACGGAGGGCAACATGGGCTTTGTGAACTATCCGGGGCACTGTGGGGCTGTGGGCAAGACAAATTGCCTCCTTCGA GTCCTGTCTCCCTTTGAGCTTGTGCAGTTTGACACAGAGGCAGCGGAACCTGTGAGGGACAAGCAGGGCTTCTGTATCCCTGTGGAGCCAG GGGAGGCCGGTCTCTTGCTGACGCGGGTCCTAGGCCGCCACCCTTTTCTGGGCTACCGCGGGCCCCGAGAGCAGTCGAAGCGGAAGCTGGTGTCGGACGTGCGGCGCCGGGGCGACGTCTACTACAACACCGGGGACGTCCTGGCCCTGGACGGCGCCGGCTTCCTCTACTTCCGGGACCGCCTGGGAGACACCTTCCG ATGGAAGGGTGAGAACGTTTCCACCAGGGAAGTGGAGGGCGTGCTGTCGCAGGTGGACTTCCTGCAGGAG GTGAGCCCGGGCGGCCGAGGGATCGCGGCCCAGGGCTCCACAGAGGAGTTTCACAGTTGTCGTCACCATCTCCGCCCCGTAGGAGGTACTGGAGATCACCAGCACGTTCAAATTGGTGAAGCCCCGTTTGGTGCGTGA
- the Slc27a5 gene encoding long-chain fatty acid transport protein 5 isoform X1 produces the protein MGIRQWLAFLLFLLLLLWGLEQPIWLPAVVLTLRWLLGDPTCFLLLGLVVLAQPWIGSWMSHWLSLVAVLLTLILSPARPPPGLRWLPADMAYLAKILYLGWNIRTQLRRQPPDTFVDAFERQARAQPGRVSLVWTGHRACSVTIGELDAQACQAAWALKNELGNPTGLGVRKAAALLVPTSQAIPALTVWLGLAKLGCPVAWINPHVRGTPLVHSVLSSGAQLLLVDTDLKENLEEVLPELQAENIRCFYLSHVSPTPGVGALGAALEAAPSDPVPADLRAEVTWQSPALFIYTSGTTGLPKPAILSHERVLQMTKMLPFCGATADDVVYTVLPLYHVMGLVVGILSCLELGATCVLAPKFSASRFWNDCRQHGVTVILYVGEILRYLCNVPQRPEDQTHTVRLAMGNGLRADVWETFQQRFGPIRIWEFYGSTEGNMGFVNYPGHCGAVGKTNCLLRVLSPFELVQFDTEAAEPVRDKQGFCIPVEPGEAGLLLTRVLGRHPFLGYRGPREQSKRKLVSDVRRRGDVYYNTGDVLALDGAGFLYFRDRLGDTFRWKGENVSTREVEGVLSQVDFLQEVNVYGVCVPGCEGKVGMAAVQLAPGQTFDGQKLYRHVRAWLPAYAVPHFIRIQEVLEITSTFKLVKPRLVREGFDVSVIGDPVFILDNRVQAFRPLTADIHQAVCEGTWKL, from the exons ATGGGTATCAGGCAGTGGCTGGCCTTTCTGCTGTTCTTGCTGCTACTGCTGTGGGGTCTAGAGCAGCCCATATGGCTACCTGCTGTGGTACTGACCCTGCGATGGCTCCTGGGAGACCCTACATGCTTCTTGCTGCTTGGCCTGGTGGTATTGGCACAGCCCTGGATCGGCTCCTGGATGTCCCACTGGCTGAGCCTGGTGGCTGTGCTTCTGACACTGATTCTATCACCTGCACGGCCCCCCCCAGGGCTACGCTGGCTGCCTGCAGATATGGCCTACTTGGCCAAGATCCTCTACCTAGGATGGAACATCAGGACACAGTTGAGGCGACAGCCTCCAGACACCTTTGTGGATGCCTTCGAGCGACAAGCAAGAGCACAACCTGGTCGGGTGTCCTTGGTGTGGACAGGGCACAGGGCCTGCTCGGTCACCATTGGTGAGCTAGATGCCCAGGCCTGCCAGGCAGCATGGGCCCTGAAGAATGAGCTGGGCAACCCCACAGGCCTGGGTGTCAGGAAGGCAGCTGCCCTCCTGGTACCGACTTCCCAGGCCATTCCTGCTCTGACTGTATGGCTGGGGCTGGCCAAACTGGGCTGCCCAGTGGCTTGGATCAACCCACATGTCCGGGGGACACCCCTGGTGCACTCTGTGCTGAGCTCTGGGGCACAGCTGCTGTTAGTGGACACAG ATCTTAAGGAGAACCTGGAAGAAGTCCTTCCTGAGCTGCAGGCTGAGAACATCCGCTGCTTCTACCTCAGTCATGTCTCCCCTACGCCAGGTGTGGGGGCTCTGGGGGCTGCCCTGGAGGCTGCTCCTTCTGACCCCGTGCCTGCTGACCTGCGTGCTGAGGTCACATGGCAAAGCCCTGCCCTGTTCATCTACACCTCAGGGACCACCG ggcTCCCAAAGCCAGCCATCCTCTCACATGAGCGTGTACTACAGATGACCAAGATGCTGCCCTTTTGTGGGGCCACAGCTGATGATGTGGTCTACACTGTCCTGCCTTTGTACCATGTGATGGGGCTTGTTGTTGGGATCCTCAGCTGCTTAGAGCTTG gAGCCACCTGTGTCCTGGCCCCCAAATTTTCTGCCTCCCGCTTCTGGAATGATTGCCGGCAGCATGGTGTGACGGTGATCCTGTATGTAGGCGAGATCCTGCGGTACCTGTGTAATGTTCCCCAG CGACCAGAGGACCAAACACATACAGTCCGTCTTGCAATGGGCAATGGACTACGGGCAGATGTGTGGGAAACCTTCCAGCAGCGTTTCGGTCCCATTCGGATTTGGGAATTCTATGGCTCCACGGAGGGCAACATGGGCTTTGTGAACTATCCGGGGCACTGTGGGGCTGTGGGCAAGACAAATTGCCTCCTTCGA GTCCTGTCTCCCTTTGAGCTTGTGCAGTTTGACACAGAGGCAGCGGAACCTGTGAGGGACAAGCAGGGCTTCTGTATCCCTGTGGAGCCAG GGGAGGCCGGTCTCTTGCTGACGCGGGTCCTAGGCCGCCACCCTTTTCTGGGCTACCGCGGGCCCCGAGAGCAGTCGAAGCGGAAGCTGGTGTCGGACGTGCGGCGCCGGGGCGACGTCTACTACAACACCGGGGACGTCCTGGCCCTGGACGGCGCCGGCTTCCTCTACTTCCGGGACCGCCTGGGAGACACCTTCCG ATGGAAGGGTGAGAACGTTTCCACCAGGGAAGTGGAGGGCGTGCTGTCGCAGGTGGACTTCCTGCAGGAGGTGAATGTCTACGGCGTGTGTGTGCCAG GGTGCGAGGGGAAGGTGGGCATGGCTGCCGTGCAGCTGGCTCCGGGCCAGACTTTCGATGGGCAGAAGCTGTATCGGCATGTCCGTGCTTGGCTCCCGGCGTACGCCGTCCCGCATTTCATCCGTATCCAG GAGGTACTGGAGATCACCAGCACGTTCAAATTGGTGAAGCCCCGTTTGGTGCGTGAGGGCTTTGATGTGAGTGTCATCGGTGACCCCGTGTTCATACTGGACAACCGGGTCCAGGCCTTCCGGCCCCTGACAGCGGACATACACCAGGCGGTGTGCGAAGGAACCTGGAAGCTCTGA
- the Slc27a5 gene encoding long-chain fatty acid transport protein 5 isoform X2, with translation MGIRQWLAFLLFLLLLLWGLEQPIWLPAVVLTLRWLLGDPTCFLLLGLVVLAQPWIGSWMSHWLSLVAVLLTLILSPARPPPGLRWLPADMAYLAKILYLGWNIRTQLRRQPPDTFVDAFERQARAQPGRVSLVWTGHRACSVTIGELDAQACQAAWALKNELGNPTGLGVRKAAALLVPTSQAIPALTVWLGLAKLGCPVAWINPHVRGTPLVHSVLSSGAQLLLVDTDLKENLEEVLPELQAENIRCFYLSHVSPTPGVGALGAALEAAPSDPVPADLRAEVTWQSPALFIYTSGTTGLPKPAILSHERVLQMTKMLPFCGATADDVVYTVLPLYHVMGLVVGILSCLELGATCVLAPKFSASRFWNDCRQHGVTVILYVGEILRYLCNVPQRPEDQTHTVRLAMGNGLRADVWETFQQRFGPIRIWEFYGSTEGNMGFVNYPGHCGAVGKTNCLLRVLSPFELVQFDTEAAEPVRDKQGFCIPVEPGEAGLLLTRVLGRHPFLGYRGPREQSKRKLVSDVRRRGDVYYNTGDVLALDGAGFLYFRDRLGDTFRWKGENVSTREVEGVLSQVDFLQEVCFPGCEGKVGMAAVQLAPGQTFDGQKLYRHVRAWLPAYAVPHFIRIQEVLEITSTFKLVKPRLVREGFDVSVIGDPVFILDNRVQAFRPLTADIHQAVCEGTWKL, from the exons ATGGGTATCAGGCAGTGGCTGGCCTTTCTGCTGTTCTTGCTGCTACTGCTGTGGGGTCTAGAGCAGCCCATATGGCTACCTGCTGTGGTACTGACCCTGCGATGGCTCCTGGGAGACCCTACATGCTTCTTGCTGCTTGGCCTGGTGGTATTGGCACAGCCCTGGATCGGCTCCTGGATGTCCCACTGGCTGAGCCTGGTGGCTGTGCTTCTGACACTGATTCTATCACCTGCACGGCCCCCCCCAGGGCTACGCTGGCTGCCTGCAGATATGGCCTACTTGGCCAAGATCCTCTACCTAGGATGGAACATCAGGACACAGTTGAGGCGACAGCCTCCAGACACCTTTGTGGATGCCTTCGAGCGACAAGCAAGAGCACAACCTGGTCGGGTGTCCTTGGTGTGGACAGGGCACAGGGCCTGCTCGGTCACCATTGGTGAGCTAGATGCCCAGGCCTGCCAGGCAGCATGGGCCCTGAAGAATGAGCTGGGCAACCCCACAGGCCTGGGTGTCAGGAAGGCAGCTGCCCTCCTGGTACCGACTTCCCAGGCCATTCCTGCTCTGACTGTATGGCTGGGGCTGGCCAAACTGGGCTGCCCAGTGGCTTGGATCAACCCACATGTCCGGGGGACACCCCTGGTGCACTCTGTGCTGAGCTCTGGGGCACAGCTGCTGTTAGTGGACACAG ATCTTAAGGAGAACCTGGAAGAAGTCCTTCCTGAGCTGCAGGCTGAGAACATCCGCTGCTTCTACCTCAGTCATGTCTCCCCTACGCCAGGTGTGGGGGCTCTGGGGGCTGCCCTGGAGGCTGCTCCTTCTGACCCCGTGCCTGCTGACCTGCGTGCTGAGGTCACATGGCAAAGCCCTGCCCTGTTCATCTACACCTCAGGGACCACCG ggcTCCCAAAGCCAGCCATCCTCTCACATGAGCGTGTACTACAGATGACCAAGATGCTGCCCTTTTGTGGGGCCACAGCTGATGATGTGGTCTACACTGTCCTGCCTTTGTACCATGTGATGGGGCTTGTTGTTGGGATCCTCAGCTGCTTAGAGCTTG gAGCCACCTGTGTCCTGGCCCCCAAATTTTCTGCCTCCCGCTTCTGGAATGATTGCCGGCAGCATGGTGTGACGGTGATCCTGTATGTAGGCGAGATCCTGCGGTACCTGTGTAATGTTCCCCAG CGACCAGAGGACCAAACACATACAGTCCGTCTTGCAATGGGCAATGGACTACGGGCAGATGTGTGGGAAACCTTCCAGCAGCGTTTCGGTCCCATTCGGATTTGGGAATTCTATGGCTCCACGGAGGGCAACATGGGCTTTGTGAACTATCCGGGGCACTGTGGGGCTGTGGGCAAGACAAATTGCCTCCTTCGA GTCCTGTCTCCCTTTGAGCTTGTGCAGTTTGACACAGAGGCAGCGGAACCTGTGAGGGACAAGCAGGGCTTCTGTATCCCTGTGGAGCCAG GGGAGGCCGGTCTCTTGCTGACGCGGGTCCTAGGCCGCCACCCTTTTCTGGGCTACCGCGGGCCCCGAGAGCAGTCGAAGCGGAAGCTGGTGTCGGACGTGCGGCGCCGGGGCGACGTCTACTACAACACCGGGGACGTCCTGGCCCTGGACGGCGCCGGCTTCCTCTACTTCCGGGACCGCCTGGGAGACACCTTCCG ATGGAAGGGTGAGAACGTTTCCACCAGGGAAGTGGAGGGCGTGCTGTCGCAGGTGGACTTCCTGCAGGAG GTGTGCTTCCCAGGGTGCGAGGGGAAGGTGGGCATGGCTGCCGTGCAGCTGGCTCCGGGCCAGACTTTCGATGGGCAGAAGCTGTATCGGCATGTCCGTGCTTGGCTCCCGGCGTACGCCGTCCCGCATTTCATCCGTATCCAG GAGGTACTGGAGATCACCAGCACGTTCAAATTGGTGAAGCCCCGTTTGGTGCGTGAGGGCTTTGATGTGAGTGTCATCGGTGACCCCGTGTTCATACTGGACAACCGGGTCCAGGCCTTCCGGCCCCTGACAGCGGACATACACCAGGCGGTGTGCGAAGGAACCTGGAAGCTCTGA
- the Slc27a5 gene encoding long-chain fatty acid transport protein 5 isoform X4 yields MGIRQWLAFLLFLLLLLWGLEQPIWLPAVVLTLRWLLGDPTCFLLLGLVVLAQPWIGSWMSHWLSLVAVLLTLILSPARPPPGLRWLPADMAYLAKILYLGWNIRTQLRRQPPDTFVDAFERQARAQPGRVSLVWTGHRACSVTIGELDAQACQAAWALKNELGNPTGLGVRKAAALLVPTSQAIPALTVWLGLAKLGCPVAWINPHVRGTPLVHSVLSSGAQLLLVDTDLKENLEEVLPELQAENIRCFYLSHVSPTPGVGALGAALEAAPSDPVPADLRAEVTWQSPALFIYTSGTTGLPKPAILSHERVLQMTKMLPFCGATADDVVYTVLPLYHVMGLVVGILSCLELGATCVLAPKFSASRFWNDCRQHGVTVILYVGEILRYLCNVPQRPEDQTHTVRLAMGNGLRADVWETFQQRFGPIRIWEFYGSTEGNMGFVNYPGHCGAVGKTNCLLRVLSPFELVQFDTEAAEPVRDKQGFCIPVEPGEAGLLLTRVLGRHPFLGYRGPREQSKRKLVSDVRRRGDVYYNTGDVLALDGAGFLYFRDRLGDTFRWKGENVSTREVEGVLSQVDFLQEVNVYGVCVPGVLPRVRGEGGHGCRAAGSGPDFRWAEAVSACPCLAPGVRRPAFHPYPGGTGDHQHVQIGEAPFGA; encoded by the exons ATGGGTATCAGGCAGTGGCTGGCCTTTCTGCTGTTCTTGCTGCTACTGCTGTGGGGTCTAGAGCAGCCCATATGGCTACCTGCTGTGGTACTGACCCTGCGATGGCTCCTGGGAGACCCTACATGCTTCTTGCTGCTTGGCCTGGTGGTATTGGCACAGCCCTGGATCGGCTCCTGGATGTCCCACTGGCTGAGCCTGGTGGCTGTGCTTCTGACACTGATTCTATCACCTGCACGGCCCCCCCCAGGGCTACGCTGGCTGCCTGCAGATATGGCCTACTTGGCCAAGATCCTCTACCTAGGATGGAACATCAGGACACAGTTGAGGCGACAGCCTCCAGACACCTTTGTGGATGCCTTCGAGCGACAAGCAAGAGCACAACCTGGTCGGGTGTCCTTGGTGTGGACAGGGCACAGGGCCTGCTCGGTCACCATTGGTGAGCTAGATGCCCAGGCCTGCCAGGCAGCATGGGCCCTGAAGAATGAGCTGGGCAACCCCACAGGCCTGGGTGTCAGGAAGGCAGCTGCCCTCCTGGTACCGACTTCCCAGGCCATTCCTGCTCTGACTGTATGGCTGGGGCTGGCCAAACTGGGCTGCCCAGTGGCTTGGATCAACCCACATGTCCGGGGGACACCCCTGGTGCACTCTGTGCTGAGCTCTGGGGCACAGCTGCTGTTAGTGGACACAG ATCTTAAGGAGAACCTGGAAGAAGTCCTTCCTGAGCTGCAGGCTGAGAACATCCGCTGCTTCTACCTCAGTCATGTCTCCCCTACGCCAGGTGTGGGGGCTCTGGGGGCTGCCCTGGAGGCTGCTCCTTCTGACCCCGTGCCTGCTGACCTGCGTGCTGAGGTCACATGGCAAAGCCCTGCCCTGTTCATCTACACCTCAGGGACCACCG ggcTCCCAAAGCCAGCCATCCTCTCACATGAGCGTGTACTACAGATGACCAAGATGCTGCCCTTTTGTGGGGCCACAGCTGATGATGTGGTCTACACTGTCCTGCCTTTGTACCATGTGATGGGGCTTGTTGTTGGGATCCTCAGCTGCTTAGAGCTTG gAGCCACCTGTGTCCTGGCCCCCAAATTTTCTGCCTCCCGCTTCTGGAATGATTGCCGGCAGCATGGTGTGACGGTGATCCTGTATGTAGGCGAGATCCTGCGGTACCTGTGTAATGTTCCCCAG CGACCAGAGGACCAAACACATACAGTCCGTCTTGCAATGGGCAATGGACTACGGGCAGATGTGTGGGAAACCTTCCAGCAGCGTTTCGGTCCCATTCGGATTTGGGAATTCTATGGCTCCACGGAGGGCAACATGGGCTTTGTGAACTATCCGGGGCACTGTGGGGCTGTGGGCAAGACAAATTGCCTCCTTCGA GTCCTGTCTCCCTTTGAGCTTGTGCAGTTTGACACAGAGGCAGCGGAACCTGTGAGGGACAAGCAGGGCTTCTGTATCCCTGTGGAGCCAG GGGAGGCCGGTCTCTTGCTGACGCGGGTCCTAGGCCGCCACCCTTTTCTGGGCTACCGCGGGCCCCGAGAGCAGTCGAAGCGGAAGCTGGTGTCGGACGTGCGGCGCCGGGGCGACGTCTACTACAACACCGGGGACGTCCTGGCCCTGGACGGCGCCGGCTTCCTCTACTTCCGGGACCGCCTGGGAGACACCTTCCG ATGGAAGGGTGAGAACGTTTCCACCAGGGAAGTGGAGGGCGTGCTGTCGCAGGTGGACTTCCTGCAGGAGGTGAATGTCTACGGCGTGTGTGTGCCAG GTGTGCTTCCCAGGGTGCGAGGGGAAGGTGGGCATGGCTGCCGTGCAGCTGGCTCCGGGCCAGACTTTCGATGGGCAGAAGCTGTATCGGCATGTCCGTGCTTGGCTCCCGGCGTACGCCGTCCCGCATTTCATCCGTATCCAG GAGGTACTGGAGATCACCAGCACGTTCAAATTGGTGAAGCCCCGTTTGGTGCGTGA
- the Slc27a5 gene encoding long-chain fatty acid transport protein 5 isoform X8 — protein MGIRQWLAFLLFLLLLLWGLEQPIWLPAVVLTLRWLLGDPTCFLLLGLVVLAQPWIGSWMSHWLSLVAVLLTLILSPARPPPGLRWLPADMAYLAKILYLGWNIRTQLRRQPPDTFVDAFERQARAQPGRVSLVWTGHRACSVTIGELDAQACQAAWALKNELGNPTGLGVRKAAALLVPTSQAIPALTVWLGLAKLGCPVAWINPHVRGTPLVHSVLSSGAQLLLVDTDLKENLEEVLPELQAENIRCFYLSHVSPTPGVGALGAALEAAPSDPVPADLRAEVTWQSPALFIYTSGTTGLPKPAILSHERVLQMTKMLPFCGATADDVVYTVLPLYHVMGLVVGILSCLELGATCVLAPKFSASRFWNDCRQHGVTVILYVGEILRYLCNVPQRPEDQTHTVRLAMGNGLRADVWETFQQRFGPIRIWEFYGSTEGNMGFVNYPGHCGAVGKTNCLLRVLSPFELVQFDTEAAEPVRDKQGFCIPVEPGEAGLLLTRVLGRHPFLGYRGPREQSKRKLVSDVRRRGDVYYNTGDVLALDGAGFLYFRDRLGDTFRWKGENVSTREVEGVLSQVDFLQEVNVYGVCVPGGTGDHQHVQIGEAPFGA, from the exons ATGGGTATCAGGCAGTGGCTGGCCTTTCTGCTGTTCTTGCTGCTACTGCTGTGGGGTCTAGAGCAGCCCATATGGCTACCTGCTGTGGTACTGACCCTGCGATGGCTCCTGGGAGACCCTACATGCTTCTTGCTGCTTGGCCTGGTGGTATTGGCACAGCCCTGGATCGGCTCCTGGATGTCCCACTGGCTGAGCCTGGTGGCTGTGCTTCTGACACTGATTCTATCACCTGCACGGCCCCCCCCAGGGCTACGCTGGCTGCCTGCAGATATGGCCTACTTGGCCAAGATCCTCTACCTAGGATGGAACATCAGGACACAGTTGAGGCGACAGCCTCCAGACACCTTTGTGGATGCCTTCGAGCGACAAGCAAGAGCACAACCTGGTCGGGTGTCCTTGGTGTGGACAGGGCACAGGGCCTGCTCGGTCACCATTGGTGAGCTAGATGCCCAGGCCTGCCAGGCAGCATGGGCCCTGAAGAATGAGCTGGGCAACCCCACAGGCCTGGGTGTCAGGAAGGCAGCTGCCCTCCTGGTACCGACTTCCCAGGCCATTCCTGCTCTGACTGTATGGCTGGGGCTGGCCAAACTGGGCTGCCCAGTGGCTTGGATCAACCCACATGTCCGGGGGACACCCCTGGTGCACTCTGTGCTGAGCTCTGGGGCACAGCTGCTGTTAGTGGACACAG ATCTTAAGGAGAACCTGGAAGAAGTCCTTCCTGAGCTGCAGGCTGAGAACATCCGCTGCTTCTACCTCAGTCATGTCTCCCCTACGCCAGGTGTGGGGGCTCTGGGGGCTGCCCTGGAGGCTGCTCCTTCTGACCCCGTGCCTGCTGACCTGCGTGCTGAGGTCACATGGCAAAGCCCTGCCCTGTTCATCTACACCTCAGGGACCACCG ggcTCCCAAAGCCAGCCATCCTCTCACATGAGCGTGTACTACAGATGACCAAGATGCTGCCCTTTTGTGGGGCCACAGCTGATGATGTGGTCTACACTGTCCTGCCTTTGTACCATGTGATGGGGCTTGTTGTTGGGATCCTCAGCTGCTTAGAGCTTG gAGCCACCTGTGTCCTGGCCCCCAAATTTTCTGCCTCCCGCTTCTGGAATGATTGCCGGCAGCATGGTGTGACGGTGATCCTGTATGTAGGCGAGATCCTGCGGTACCTGTGTAATGTTCCCCAG CGACCAGAGGACCAAACACATACAGTCCGTCTTGCAATGGGCAATGGACTACGGGCAGATGTGTGGGAAACCTTCCAGCAGCGTTTCGGTCCCATTCGGATTTGGGAATTCTATGGCTCCACGGAGGGCAACATGGGCTTTGTGAACTATCCGGGGCACTGTGGGGCTGTGGGCAAGACAAATTGCCTCCTTCGA GTCCTGTCTCCCTTTGAGCTTGTGCAGTTTGACACAGAGGCAGCGGAACCTGTGAGGGACAAGCAGGGCTTCTGTATCCCTGTGGAGCCAG GGGAGGCCGGTCTCTTGCTGACGCGGGTCCTAGGCCGCCACCCTTTTCTGGGCTACCGCGGGCCCCGAGAGCAGTCGAAGCGGAAGCTGGTGTCGGACGTGCGGCGCCGGGGCGACGTCTACTACAACACCGGGGACGTCCTGGCCCTGGACGGCGCCGGCTTCCTCTACTTCCGGGACCGCCTGGGAGACACCTTCCG ATGGAAGGGTGAGAACGTTTCCACCAGGGAAGTGGAGGGCGTGCTGTCGCAGGTGGACTTCCTGCAGGAGGTGAATGTCTACGGCGTGTGTGTGCCAG GAGGTACTGGAGATCACCAGCACGTTCAAATTGGTGAAGCCCCGTTTGGTGCGTGA